In Drosophila nasuta strain 15112-1781.00 chromosome 2R, ASM2355853v1, whole genome shotgun sequence, a single genomic region encodes these proteins:
- the LOC132785321 gene encoding uncharacterized protein LOC132785321 — MSQVNCIEMTTQLVPHQNCGKFSANGCCAKGCVRNARGRCVVEDCIGSWSGWMRRPVTMSCYFHWFLLIFAAFIIVLMLTLITCNVAYELRKWLRKRQQTSTRYLHLSRSSSQSSSVV, encoded by the coding sequence ATGAGTCAAGTGAACTGCATCGAGATGACGACTCAACTAGTGCCTCACCAGAACTGTGGCAAGTTCAGTGCGAATGGATGTTGTGCCAAAGGCTGTGTGAGGAATGCTCGTGGCCGTTGTGTTGTCGAGGATTGCATCGGCAGTTGGAGCGGATGGATGCGGCGACCTGTGACGATGTCCTGTTACTTTCATTGGTTTCTGCTCATCTTTGCCGCCTTCATAATTGTGCTAATGCTGACGCTGATCACCTGCAATGTGGCATACGAGTTGCGCAAATGGCTGCGGAAGCGGCAACAAACATCGACGCGATACTTGCACCtcagtcgcagcagcagtcaGAGCAGCAGTGTTGTCTGA